A region of the Electrophorus electricus isolate fEleEle1 chromosome 7, fEleEle1.pri, whole genome shotgun sequence genome:
GTCATAATCAACATAATACCTGCAAATAGGTGTAGTGCATGAAATTAACAGAGGAGGTTTCTTAAAGTGGACAGAAATTGAAAAGAGACAGGCTTCTTTTTGCTACTCACCCACTTCCTTTGGGGATGTGAGCAGgccaaaaaacaccaccaccccacctgCAAACTGCACCACTGATGTCACCAGAAAAgcatactgaacacacacacacaaacacacacgcacgcgcataaAGGGTCCATGGATTGTATCCATAAGAGTCTGCTCcataacattttgaaatatcatatttacatttatttttacacaagtGATTTCCTGTGACAGTAGCTTTGCAATTAGAAGTGTACAGAGTGTACAGAGGGCTGAAGAGGAtgctggagagaaaaaaacattccaaGCTACAAATGACTAAATCAAGACTAGCATAATAGCATTATGCCAAAAAaaatgtgagaatgtgagaaagGACAACAAAGTGGTAGGCCGCTGTCTGTAATTCCAGTTCTCCACTCACCTCATAGCCATACTTGAGCACACTGGAAGCCAGGAACGCACCCAGAATATTCCCCACCGATGCACAGGCACTCCAAAGGCCGAACACAAAACCTCGGCTAACACAGAGCACAAAGTGACAAAGATGCCCCAGAACATGAGCAAAGAACATATTGCTAATTTGTAATGGGGAAACCTATTTTAAATATCaatgtatctatttatttaaatttctaATTCCAGGatgtacaacacaatacaacagtAATTTGTAACAATATGCCAAAAACTATCCTGACACAGATACCCCATCTGTTCTATCTATACTACAGCAAAACGGTGTAAACCTCAGGCTGACACACACCCAGATTTACCAAACCAGTTGCCCATGACAGCCACCACACTGGGCCATACTGCAGATTGCAGCAGACCATTCAACACCCACAGACAGCAGTAGAAGTACACGTTATACAAGTGTAGCCATTCTGTCAGCGTGCCAAACACAAACTCctacagagtgaaagagatacACGGAGAGACACTCTTACATAAGCAAGTCATTTAATTATGACTAGTTTTATCATTTCATTGACCATGGCTCGATATTATAGCTTTCTATTAGCAGGGTTTTGTTAATGATTTACATGTCCCTGTAAAACTAACAGAAATTTCATAAAGCCCATAGGAATAAACATACCACAACAGCAGAACCACACAAGCCAAAGGAGAGAACAAATCGAAGGTCCAGGCGGTCTCCTATCACCCCACTGATGTACAAACCCTTGGGGGTGTTCAAGGTGAAAGCTTAGACACACAAGTAGTTCTGAATGACtaaatacatgaaaaacagaaaacaggacaGTAGCAGGTCTATTGTAATGAGTGGTAAGCATCAGTTTACCATTCAGCACAGAGAAAGTGTATTTAGAAATGTCACATGAGTTCAGAGTCTCAGCAGTGGCTGTATCTATTACATTACATGCCTTTCTTTGTCCGTGTgtgaaataaagtaataaataaatgatctgGGTTATAAGTCATATTTGTTTATCACTGGTAGAGGGTGGCCTAAGTGGTAGTGTCAGGTTTATATCTAAGTATTTAGAGAAAGAAGGGACTCATACTTTTTACCAACTTGCTAGCTAAAATACTTATTACACTTttcaacttttctttttttgttatctttttTCCAACTTATTTTACACTTTTCAACATTTGACAGTTGACAGCTAGCACTCATTCTGCCCTGTTTGTTAAACTTTGACTTTTGCACAAATCCTGAAGCTGCATAATATACGGTCTTGTAAGTCTTCAGTTCAGTTAACCGCCCCACCCTACAAGCAAACACCTGCAGTCTCCTTGGGCCTCCACCAtgtcacacactcagcattactTACCACAGCATAAGAGAAGAGGAAAATGGTGTCCAAGGCACCCAGGAACAACGTAGCCTCCCCAGTGTCAGCAAACATCCTGTTCTCCTCCCACAGCTGTCATAACGTGCACAGaccaggagagaggaaaaataaCTGTCATACTAATATATGACTGAACGTTTTTCCCATTGATATTCTTgtagtctgcatttttatttgattttagcACATAAACTCATTATGGAATGTTATGCCTTGAGGTTTTTCAGGACACGATTTTGATGTAAAGCACCTCTCAGATCTGGCTTGTAACTCACCTCCTTAGCTCTTTGGAAATGTTTACCTGGCTGAAAATCCTCTACAAGACGGAGCTACTAGCATGGGGGCAATGTAACAGTGGTGCTTCACATCAGTGACACACTGTGCCCCTTTGTTATACTTAGTGATTACGCCTGCAATAATTATATTCTCTAAAAAAGGGTCCACAGCAAATAAGTTTGGTATAAACTGCTGTGGCTCTTAGTAAATCCATGCACAGACATAGAGAGGCACTGTGTGCACATACCTCCCTGGGAGAAAAGGCAGGCAAGCTGCCATTCTGCACTGAAGGAGTCCACTGTGCAGAGATGCTCACTTTCACATTACTGAATGTTTTACGTGAAGCGTGCAGCAAGACATAGCTGTGTGCCCCAAAGAGGAGAGGGAAAAATTACAGAttagaaaacacaaaaattcCTTTTATAATGAACTCACCATGCTATCACAAGGTCTTCAATTCCTAAGAGAGTTAAATACATTACCACTTGACGTCTAATGGTTAAGGCACAAggacacatttacataataatatgCAGCAATAAAAGAAAGTGGTTGGTGCAAATCAGACACCCAtacatttctgatttctgaGCTTTCTGAGATGGTTCCGCCAAACTTTAAGGTTTGCCTTAAAATTCATGAAATGAAAGGCAGACGaggacacaaacaaaaaaacaaaaaaaaaggcaaaaacctTCTGAACTTGGGGCTTTTACATGCAATACCAGCAAACAATGTCATGCTTagaaaatgtgcattaaacAGGAATGATAAATACAACATTATTTTGTCTAACACTGACATTCTTTTGTTAACAAATGGAAGTCTATCATATAATACAACATACGTTAGCGCTTTATTTATTGGCTTATAAACAACtttaaaactgctttcaagTCAGAACTCTATTTAACAACTGACATGGCAGCTTTTCTTATTGAAAGTTCAAACTTTAATTATGAATCAGCATTGATTCTCCAGTACCAGCTTTTCCTTAAGCTGCACCCTGTACACCTGAGGAGAGCTGACAGTATTCACCAAACAAACTGAATTTAGCCTACCTAAAGAAGGTCAGGAGGAAGGCGACCAGGTGGTGGTGGGTATACTGAGTCAGGAAGGAGCAGCAGGGGGGCCACATCATTTGGCTCTTAAGGATGAGCaaagggaggaggggggaaagGAAATCTTTAGGAGAGGGGATGGCGCACACTACTGCAACATCTAGGGTTACAAAAAGAGgttaaattaagttaaattacGAATGGCAAACCACAACAGCACTGAAAAACAACATGAAGGCAACATGCTCTGAGGTACATGCTTTCGGACACTAAACCGAGATGGCTTAGGTTTTTGACAGCAGTGACTACGCAAGTGCAAACACCCGTTTACATCGGTCAGGTGCATCTAAACCAGTGCCCACTGTTAATCAAACCAATTGGACATTAACATATTTTCAATCGTATTAACCCAACTCCAGCTAGATAACGCAACCAGTACAGTAACCTTACCTAGCTAGACAGCTAGAACCAACATTGCCATGGTAAACGATATACGATGCAACGCTAGTTAGACAATTTATTTGTCTTGTCATCTATTAAGAAAGTATTAACTCGGCAGATCATACAGCAAGCTACTAGCCTATTAACTAGACAGCTAAAGAACTGGCAAGGATTCAAATAATAAGGCAATGAAATGACAGTtaactagctaacgctagctagcaatGCTGGCGGATTTGTGCTTGGTCATAAGGTTCACACATATGTTGTTATACACattacgtacgtgtgtgtgtgtgtgtgtgttttatctacTAACCATGCGTTCATTAACTAATTCAATGCTCACATTCACGTTAAAGAATATATATCTTACCGACACACGTACCTTTGCGTACACTTCTCCATACAAAATTCGTTCTTGTTGATGACcccctcgcccccccccccaaaaaaagtgtCCGGAAATGACGTCATAAACACGCCCTCCATAACCGTTTCACAACATTCCTGTTTATTCGCCACATAAAGCACAGGAATGAAAGCTGGGCTAACGAGCTTTAAGGTTAACATGTCTACAAGCCCACTGGCATTTGAAAGCAGCCTTATAACTTATAGTATACACTTTGGTACTAAAAAACACCCAAATATGTCACATTAAAATCAAACTCCCGGCACATTTGCTATCGAAACCAGCGTTATTACCTACAGTATCCACTTTCGTACTTAAAAAATCTATTACACTAAAATTCTCTCGTAAGACAGTAAAATGAGTGTAACTCTGAAATGTACCACTGGAGAGCATACTTGTAAGGAGCTGATAGTGCGATACTAAGGGTCTGCAGTTGTGTACTACTGCCCCGGAAAAAGTTATGTTAATCTCCCCTCTGGTTTCACAGAAATTACTTTCTTTAACGCCTTTCTCATTTAAATTCCATTCTTCGTCTGTGCTGCATTTTGGTGAGTCAGGCTCTTCAACGTCGCCTTACTGCATCTGCTTGGTTCAAATTAAAGTTCTGGAGAGGTTGGGAATCTCACTTGGTTTCTTGGTTTCTCAGGCATGCTCTCCCAACACAAAGGGAAGGTTCTCTATATACAAGTCTGGTTTTAAAGAATATTGAGTAAGGTGTACCACTGGACATGCTGATAATAAAGGCAAAGGGAATCAAACAGTATTTCAGCAttcactttaaaatatattattgttttgaaatgacATCAGGACAAAAAACCAGGAACGAATTATTTCAGCTTTAATCTTCATGGGGTTTTTTGGTCTGTTTCTAAACACCCTGCGGTAGTTTTCACTTGTATCATCCCAGAAAGGCATTAACTGAACATATGAACcacaaaattgtattttgttattttttgctGACGCGTAGGTGTTCCCTGGGGCGACTGATTTGCACTCTCATTAATGAAAAGCCAGAATAAGAAATTAGGCCAGAcccattttaaaagaaaacaactggTTCCTTCTATTCCTACGTCTTTAAGTTACGTTTTcaatatacatttacaaatcCAATTTTGTTAGTATGACATACCAAAAATACTTTCATCAGTGAATATAACTTCAGACAAGGtagtttaaataaacagtgtCTCAGTAAGGCCTAACAGGAGAGCATCTTAGTTCTGAAGCATTCATCTTGGTGACTTAAAAACAAGCACATCAgagataaatataaaacagactATTCTAAATAACTGTGAGATCTAAAGGTCCATGCTACGGTACAGCCAACCTGATGCAACCATTCTAATAAACAGGCAGAACTGAATGAAGTCAGTCAATGTTTATGACGTTTTGACGTCATGGCAAATTGTACAACAAATGATAACAGGCAACAACTGCAACAGCTACATGAATATGTTGAGTTAAACTTCAAGTCAAGGACTACCAGTACAAAGAAACTCTCAGTAAGACAATTGTTTACAGTATAATATTCACTTTCATTGGTCTTTTTTGGGTGCTAAATAACTCCATCACTTTGGTCACCACTGTGGCTCTGCATGTGTCTTTTCAACTGGGTGCGGCGAATAAAGCTCCTCGAACAGACGGAGCATGTAAACGGTCTTATGCCAGAGTGCCTGTACAAGTGTTCATTCCAGCAACTTCTCCTCACAAACGTCTTCCCACAGATATTACAGGCAAAGGGCCGAAGGCCAGTGTGCGCCCTCATGTGAACTGTGCGGTGACTCGACACGGTGAAGCCTCTCCCACACACCGTGCATTGATACGGCTTTTCTCCAGTATGGCAGCGGCGGTGAACCTGCAGGCAGCCGGCGGACTTGAAAGCCTTCCCGCACTCAGTGCACACATACGGCTTCTCTCCAGTGTGCATCCGCACATGGATGTTGAGGTTGCCGGCGGAAAGGAAGCACTTGCCGCAGTAGGAACAGCAGAACCGCCGCTCCTTCGAATGCGACTTAAGCTGCGACTGGCTGAAGAACCTCTTGCCACAGCTCACGCAAACATGGGGCTTGTCGCCCGTGTGATTGGAAATGTGGGCCAACAGGCCATGCAGACTGGCCAAGCACTTCCCGCAATGGTCACACTGGTGAGGCCGGAACTCTGGATGGGTCTTCAGGTGGCTGCGCAGCTCAATTTCTGAAAACATCTGGCCGCAGAAGCGGCACTCCCCCGATGGACGCTTGGCAGGAGGTGCACCCTGGGCCAGATCGGTGCAGGCTTCCTGGCTACTGCCCTGGTGAGTTTTCATGTGGCTGGTGAAATTTGTAATCTCCGAGAATGTGGTGGCACAGACAGTACATCTGTACATTTGACTGGGCAGACTCCCAGACATCAAGTGGTTATGGAGCTTAGAATGGATCACTAGAGATGTCAGGCTTGTACATTCCTTCCCGCAGTCAGTACACCGATAAACCGTTTTCTCTTGGTGTTCTCTGCGATGTCTTGTCCATGCTCTCATAGAATTAAAACTCTTGTCACAGCTTGGGCAAGAGTAATTTATCTCGCTGTGCCACTGACGTTGGTGCATAGAAGCctggaaatgtgttttaaagttcattttacaGGCCAGGCATTTGTAAGGGCCCCTGACAGTGTGTTTTTCCTTGTGTGCCCTCAGCTCTCCTGGATAGCTAAAAGACATCCCACACTGAGAACATTCGTGTAGCCTCCTCTCTAGTGCACTTAGTGCTATATGTTTACAACCATTTCCTATAATGGACAGAACAAGAGAAGAATGTAAATCCAGAAAGTCAAACAAAAACTATTtaagtgtgtatttttttttttttacctgaaatGCTTGAATTGATCATGGAGTTTGAGCTTAAATCATCAGGAACAGTTCTGTCAAAACAATTACTGTATTACGATGCAGGTCTTTAGTGAAAGCCGAAATCCATCTGTTTCAATAAAAGTTCTACAATGcacaatatatttttgtagACTCACCTAAGTGGTATAGGTTTATTGCTTGTGCAGCGTGTGAGCAAGACTGAAGGGAGGCAGATCTGTTTAACTATTGGTAGGCATTCCCTCGGTACCACGACTTTAAGCAGTTGCCCAGTGCTAGCCACATGTGCACTGGTCACTTCATCGGCCGTTTTATCACCTCTTTCATTAATGTTCTTTGTATCTGAATTCAAGATCATCACTGTGCTTGGATCAAGTCTTTCTTCAAGCCTATCTGTTAATGTTTCACCCTCACTTTGAGAGGCCTGTATTATCTCCACTTTGGTTTCACAGAAATTACTTTCTTTAAAGCCTTTCTCATTTAAATTCCCATTTAATTCTTCATCTGTGCTGCATTTTGGCGAGTCATATTCTTCAACGTCCGCAGTCTTACTGCAGACCTCTGCCTGGTTCAAAGTAAAGCTATGGAGGGGTTGagcagctctctcactctcctggcTTACATCTTGGTTTCTCAGGCATGATCTCCCAACACAAAGGGAAGGTTCATCAGCCTTACTCTCACTGAGGAAGATTTGAGCACTCAAAGGAGCAAGAGACAAGGAAGAGATTATTCTGTCCTCCTCTATGGATGGGAGGCCTGttaacaaaatatattcaacagtgtaaatctttaaaaataatttcttctaCATGTGTCACTTTGTATCAGACTTTGTTTTAATGGCCTACCACTTCTCTCCAAGGTTCCTTGATAGTCACTTTGGAACAAGGGCATCAAGCAGTTGTGATCCCAATTATACTGGAACATATCTTCCCAATCAGTTGATTCGGTATGTAGCCATATAGAAACCTTTAAGACAAAAACAAGTAGGTCCCCTTACAGATAAGAAATATTATCTTCCcaatttacatttcttcttAGCAAACCCATCTGGTGAATCTAACTTAAACAATGCACGTGGTATACAGGTTTACATGCAGAAAATTCACAGAAATCCAGTTAAGAACATCtagtttaaaacaattaaaaacactgCATCTCCCAGCCACTGCATTCAGCACTCTTAAAAACTGATGCATATGTAACATTCAcaagtgtgactgtgtttgttggAAATATCTTGTTGTACTGTGTACAAACAACTGTGCtgtaaccaagaacaaattcCTTTTATGTGTGACCATACTTTGCCAATAAAGCATGATTCTGATTCTTTTTCAGCAATTAAAGACAAGACTTTccaaagatgtgtgtgtgactaaaatGTAGGGGATCTTGATATAATGGACCATAGATGCATGCAAACTAATCTTTAAATCCTAAACCAGATAgtattaattaaaaacagaaaagtaagtCCAGTAAACAGACTTTGGGATTTACACAGATATGGTGcagaatataaaaatgaactagaataccTGTTTGAAGTTTGGAACTGGCAACAGCTGTTCCAGTCTGGAAAGGAAATGGCCAACCAAGACTTGCAGTGCTTTGTCAAAGTCAGGACCATACTCAATTGGGAATACCTCCTTGGGGGTACAGTGTGACAGAgcacaacaaaataacaatactCTGGTCTACCGATGTATGACCCCTCACAGAATTATGAATGTTGGCCCATCACATTTCTTCCGTATAAATGAGCAATTCTAAAGTATAAATCAGGCTTCAGAACTCAACCAGATAACACAGCATAACACTGAGATCAGTGTAGTAACATCTACTAAGGTCATACCTGAAAGAAGTGCCTCTTTTTGACTGGGTCCTCAAGGAGGCTTAAAACAAGCTTCAGCAATTTGCCCTGTAAAGCCTCCATCTCTGAACCAGTAGTCTgaataaaaacagacagacatgtttcATTCTCTTTAACTGTAAACACTGCCATTACGTACAGTAGGTTATACATCAAATGTGCATGGAAATTAgctaataaacacaaaatgtttacaaGTGTCATGCTACAGACAACCAAGTCCGTGTGTACAACTGTTCAAAACGAATGTCTGTCAAGTGGGTGTACCTGATAAAAGTGACTACTGAGTGTATACAAATAAACCATaagacctttaaaaaaaaaaaaaaaaaaaaaaaaaacctcatcatGTTTAACCAAACTGGAGGATATAAGGCCTAAAGCAAATTGGAGAATATGCCTGAGAGAAATAAAGATATAACAGGAAACAATTCTCACCCCATTGGAGGACtcaggtgtgtgcacacatgccttTAAGTCGGTTGACACTTCATGTTTGCACATTTCAAGTATCATCTGTAACAAGAGTGAAAGcagtcaaataaaaataacgTGTATATACAGGACATTTTCTGACatcataacttttattttaagatttaattaGTCCCTGAATCTCACCTTTGCTCTCAGACCCATAATTAGTGTAGTCTTTT
Encoded here:
- the LOC113573548 gene encoding zinc finger protein 287-like, yielding MNMGSVLPLSSLRLLVPPLRLMSAFMWQAVQQQKVEHFKKLEEYVQLITKMVPEILTNRQKTTLIMGLRAKMILEMCKHEVSTDLKACVHTPESSNGTTGSEMEALQGKLLKLVLSLLEDPVKKRHFFQEVFPIEYGPDFDKALQVLVGHFLSRLEQLLPVPNFKQVSIWLHTESTDWEDMFQYNWDHNCLMPLFQSDYQGTLERSGLPSIEEDRIISSLSLAPLSAQIFLSESKADEPSLCVGRSCLRNQDVSQESERAAQPLHSFTLNQAEVCSKTADVEEYDSPKCSTDEELNGNLNEKGFKESNFCETKVEIIQASQSEGETLTDRLEERLDPSTVMILNSDTKNINERGDKTADEVTSAHVASTGQLLKVVVPRECLPIVKQICLPSVLLTRCTSNKPIPLRTVPDDLSSNSMINSSISGNGCKHIALSALERRLHECSQCGMSFSYPGELRAHKEKHTVRGPYKCLACKMNFKTHFQASMHQRQWHSEINYSCPSCDKSFNSMRAWTRHRREHQEKTVYRCTDCGKECTSLTSLVIHSKLHNHLMSGSLPSQMYRCTVCATTFSEITNFTSHMKTHQGSSQEACTDLAQGAPPAKRPSGECRFCGQMFSEIELRSHLKTHPEFRPHQCDHCGKCLASLHGLLAHISNHTGDKPHVCVSCGKRFFSQSQLKSHSKERRFCCSYCGKCFLSAGNLNIHVRMHTGEKPYVCTECGKAFKSAGCLQVHRRCHTGEKPYQCTVCGRGFTVSSHRTVHMRAHTGLRPFACNICGKTFVRRSCWNEHLYRHSGIRPFTCSVCSRSFIRRTQLKRHMQSHSGDQSDGVI